The region TTCGCCATCACCCAGTCACCCGCCACGGTCCGCTGCGACACGCCGAGCACCTCGGCAGTTTCGCCCTCGGTGAGCCCGCCGAAGAAACGACACTCCACCACGCGCGCGAGTCGTGCGTCAACCGATGCCAGCCGCTCGAGCGCTTCGTCCAGCGCGAGCAGCTCATCGCTGCGCGTGGCGACGGCCAGCGCGTCGGCGTCACCGTCGCCGAGCGCTTCGGCATCCTCGAGTGATACGGGCCGCAGGCGCGGGCCGCCTCGCCGCGCGGCCTGGTGGCGGCGGGCGTAGTCCACGAGCACGCGCCGCATCACGCGTCCGGCAAGACCGAAAAAGTGCGCGCGGCTCGTCCATTCGGCGCGCGTCTGCCGGGACAGGCGGAGATACGCCTCGTGGACCAGTGCCGTGGTGGAGAGCGTGTGGCCCGCGGGCTCGGCGGCGAGCTGGCGATGGGCGATGCGCCGCAGCTCCGCGTACACGAGTGGAATGAGCCGGTCGATCCCATCGGGCGCTCCGCGGCGGAGCATCGCCAGCGCCTCGGCGATCTCCTGCTTGGCTGCCTCCTGCGCCCGCCCGCGTGCCGCTTCGTCCATCACTCGCACTCCGGGCAACGAGCCCCGCGCGGCATTGCATCGATCCGGCGGATTCCGCGCGTCTGCTGATGCGGCGCTCCCGCGCGATCCAAGTATACGGGTGACCGATCCGGGCGGCAACACGGCAGGCACGCCACCCCGGATGGCGCCGCGCCCGAGCAACATCCCCATGCAGCCGCGCCGTACCGTCGACCCGGAGCAGGAGATCACGCCATGCGCAGCGCTTCCCGTATGTCCCCATTCGTGCCACGCCAGTGGGCGCAGGTCGCCGCACTCATGGCGGCCGCGGCCTTGAGCATGGCGTGCACCGACGCGCCGTCATCACCGGCAGCCGCGCCACTCATCACCCCATCGGCCTCGCGCTCCGGCGCCCGCCCCACCGAGCCGTCACACTACACGATCACCGATCTGGGCACCCTCGGTGGATCCTTCAGCATAGCCTACGACATCAACGACGCCGGCCGGGTGAGCGGGGCAGCCACCGTGCCCGGCGAGCTTCAGCATGCGGTGTACTGGGCAGATGGCAAAATCACGGACGTCGGAACGCTCGGCGGACCGAACAGCGAAGCGGCGGGACGGTCCGAGCGCGCGGAGCTCGCGATCCTCTCCGATACGCGGGAGCGCGACCCGCTCGAGGAGAACTTCTGCGGGCTGGGCACCGGCCTCGTCTGCGGCGCGGCGGTCTGGAGCCATGGAACACTGACAGCGCTCCCCACGCTTGGCGGCATCAATGCCGCGGCGTTCATGGACAACACCGCGGGGATGATCGTCGGCGTCGCGGAAGATGGCACGCGCGACGCCACCTGCATCCCGCCGCAGAAGAGCCACTTCCAGGCCGTGGCCTGGTATCGGGGGACGATCCACGAGCTCCCGCCGCTCCCAAGCGACGAGGTGGGAATAGCGCTTCGGCTGAACGACAGGGGCCAGGCCGTCGGCACGTCGGGGCTGTGCTCCAACACCACGTATGGCGGCTTCGCGCTGGGACCACACGCCGTTCTCTGGGACCACGGCACGCCCATCAACGTCGGCGACCTGGGTGGTGGCGGCGTGGCCGTGGCGGCGGACGTCAACAACCGGGGTGAGGTGGTGGGCAGCGCCAGCGTTTCCGCCGGCGGTCTGCATCCCTTCCTGTGGACCCGGGCCACCGGCATCCGCGACCTCGGCGTCATGAGCTCCGATCCCGCGGACGTGGCCAACACCCCGTTCGAGATCAACGATCGCGGCCAGATGGTGGGCGCGTCGTGCGACGCCACCCTGGCCGTCTGCCGCGGCTACCTCTGGGAGCACGGCGTGATGACGGACATCAACGACCTCCTCCCGGCCGACTCGCCGCTGTACGTCATGCTCCCCTTCGCGCTCAACGACCGGGGGCAGATCGCCGGCCTGGCACTCGTGACGAGCACCGGCGAGGTGCACGCCTTCCTGGCGACGCCGGCACCCGACGCAAGCGCGGGTCAGATCGCGCATGCGTCACGGCGCGCAAAGGGGCGCGTGCATCTCCCCGAACATGTGCGCGAGATGCTCGGGCGGCGGTTCCAGAAGCGGTTCCAGACGCACGGACGGTAGGGCGGACGCGGGGACGAGAGGGCGCGGGAACGCCCGCGCAGCGACGGACGGCCGGACCAGATCTCACTTCTTCTAATCCTGGAGGGTACGATGCAACGCTCACACGAACTTCCCACGACAACCATCGCTCGCCATTTCTCGAAGCGGACCTCGGCGCACATCCTGTTCATCCTCGGCGGTGCATGCGCCGCCGCACTCGCGGTCGCGTGCTCCGACAGCGCGCCCACCGCGCCCACCGCGCAGGTTGCGCGTCAGATCGCGCCGCCCGCGTTCGCGCTGTCCCGCGGCCCCGGCAAGCCGGAGCACTTCCCGATCCCCGGCTCGGTGCTCGACTTCGCGCCGGGCGACGTGTGCGCCTTCGGGGTGCATGGCGAGACCGTCAAGAGCAATTCGCTGGTGACGAGCTACCCACCTGCCGAGAACGGCGACATCACGCAGCGCATCACGGGCCAGTTCGTCGAGACATTGACGAACACCAGCAACGGGAAGTCGATGACGGCCAACCTCCCCGGTCCGCTCACGTTCACGTACCACGTGGACGGCTCGGCGACGCTCGTGCTCACGGGCACAACGCAGCTCTTCTTCTTCCCCACCGACATCCCGGCCGGCCCCAAGCTGATCATCAATTCGGGGCGCGCGGTGGTGACCTTCACGCCCAGCGGGCAGGAGGTGCTCGAGAGCATCAGCGGGACGCAGGAAGACGTCTGCGCGGCGTTGTCGTAGAAGGCGGCGGCGGAGGGCTGTGCGGACGTGAGGCATCAGCATCAATGCGAGCGTGCGAGTCGGCCCCGTCCATCCTGGGCGGGGCCGACTCGGACTGTGGTGGACTGCTTCCGCGGACCCGTTCGACGCAGCATTATCGGCCGGGAGACCCTCGAAAGCCCGTGACAGCAGCGAGCCATCGCTCACACCATGTACTCCACCTGCCTCTTCTGCTACGGCTCCCTCGGCCACAACGAGGTGATCGAGCACTTCCCGATCGGCCGCCGACTCGCGTTCGACGCCGAGAAGGGACGGCTCTGGGTCATCTGCGCGCATTGCGCGCGGTGGAATCTGACGCCACTGGAGGAGCGCTGGGAAGCGATCGAGGAGTGTGAGCGGTTGTTTCGGGGACAGCGGCTCCGCGCGCAGACGGAGCAGATCGGCCTGACGAAGCTGCGGGAGGGACTCGAGCTCGTCCGCATTGGACGGCCGCTGCGTCCGGAGTTCGCGGCGTGGCGATACGGCAACGAATTCCGCCGCCGCCTGCGCCGGCGTGTCACCTGGGTGGGCACCGGCGTGGCCGCGGCGGGCGTCGCTGCCGTGGGCGTGGTGGCGGGCGCGGG is a window of Gemmatimonadales bacterium DNA encoding:
- a CDS encoding ECF-type sigma factor codes for the protein MDEAARGRAQEAAKQEIAEALAMLRRGAPDGIDRLIPLVYAELRRIAHRQLAAEPAGHTLSTTALVHEAYLRLSRQTRAEWTSRAHFFGLAGRVMRRVLVDYARRHQAARRGGPRLRPVSLEDAEALGDGDADALAVATRSDELLALDEALERLASVDARLARVVECRFFGGLTEGETAEVLGVSQRTVAGDWVMAKGWLYRALRPEE